The following are from one region of the Silene latifolia isolate original U9 population chromosome 9, ASM4854445v1, whole genome shotgun sequence genome:
- the LOC141601085 gene encoding uncharacterized protein LOC141601085 — protein sequence MGIKNLTIDEKEGIVHFLMANSESGVPHKGKISEAALKWSISRKTVWLWWKRAKEISSDKAVHLPSRMLGNTNAPTVPINIEMIKSMPFKNRSSMRKIAKKLKVGYGTVQRWVEKGELKKHSNPIHPSLNDSNKLRRLLFSLASIYVEENIVKFKDMSCNVHIDEKWFYLTTTTDNYYIVAGEEPPYRSCQSKRYITKVMFMCAVARPIYGEDGELLFDGKIGVFPFVEQVPAARRSKNREAGTIETKAIDSITKQVTKHCLINDIIPAIKAKWPANASKNICIQQDNARPHIVDHDPKFRAAASSDGFNIHLQFQPPNSPYLNINDLGFFRSLQTLQNDEVASTVEELVGNVHAAFRDHEPMKLNFNFLTLQSVMVEIMKCKGHNSFDIPHMSKESLLRQGILPLNLMVDANLVRDCLAYLDQMGEGSSLNELRQGMALLPAVEVVPPTEVNDTEMEVVVASDE from the coding sequence ATGGGCATAAAAAACCTCACAATAGACGAAAAAGAAGGCATTGTTCATTTCTTGATGGCGAACTCCGAATCAGGCGTCCCTCATAAGGGAAAAATCTCAGAAGCGGCATTGAAATGGTCCATCTCTCGGAAAACAGTATGGTTATGGTGGAAACGAGCAAAGGAGATATCAAGTGATAAAGCGGTCCACTTACCTTCTCGTATGTTGGGCAACACCAATGCACCAACGGTGCCAATAAACATTGAGATGATAAAGAGCATGCCTTTCAAGAACCGTTCATCAATGCGCAAAATAGCAAAAAAACTGAAAGTTGGTTATGGTACGGTCCAACGGTGGGTCGAGAAAGGTGAATTAAAAAAGCATAGTAATCCAATTCACCCTTCTCTAAACGATTCCAACAAAttaagaaggcttttgttttcaCTTGCCTCGATCTATGTTGAGGAAAATATCGTCAAGTTCAAAGACATGTCATGCAATGTTCATATTGACGAAAAGTGGTTTTATCTCACAACCACAACAGACAACTACTACATTGTCGCGGGTGAAGAACCACCATATCGTTCATGTCAATCGAAGAGGTACATAACAAAGGTTATGTTTATGTGTGCGGTGGCTAGGCCTATCTATGGAGAAGATGGTGAGTTACTTTTCGATGGGAAAATTGGTGTATTCCCTTTCGTTGAACAAGTACCAGCAGCAAGACGAAGCAAAAACAGGGAGGCAGGAACAATTGAAACAAAGGCTATAGATTCAATTACAAAACAGGTAACCAAACATTGCTTAATCAATGACATTATTCCAGCAATTAAGGCAAAATGGCCAGCAAATGCAAGTAAAAACATATGCATTCAACAAGATAATGCAAGACCTCATATTGTTGACCATGATCCAAAATTTAGGGCTGCTGCCAGCTCAGACGGTTTTAACATTCATCTACAATTTCAACCACCTAACAGTCCATATTTGAACATCAATGATTTAGGGTTTTTTAGGTCGTTACAAACACTTCAAAATGATGAAGTGGCCAGTACAGTTGAAGAATTAGTGGGTAATGTACATGCAGCATTTAGAGATCATGAACCTATGAAGCTCAACTTCAACTTTCTTACTCTACAATCAGTCATGGTGGAAATCATGAAATGTAAGGGACACAACAGTTTTGATATTCCTCATATGAGTAAGGAGTCACTTCTAAGGCAAGGAATACTCCCATTAAACTTAATGGTTGATGCAAACTTAGTGAGGGACTGTTTAGCATATTTGGATCAAATGGGTGAGGGTAGTAGTCTTAATGAGCTAAGACAAGGTATGGCATTATTACCTGCAGTAGAGGTAGTACCTCCAACTGAAGTCAATGATACAGAAATGGAAGTAGTAGTTGCAAGTGACGAATAA